tattttttttatttgttgtgaGACTCTTCAGTCTCTAACAGTGacaagtttataaaatataatattatatatataaacaaattataaaaattgaagtGACAATTTGTAATTGAGTGacacaattatttattttttctttcacttcaaaatcatctaatcaaatattactaTATTAGGTTATAATAATAAGTTTGTTCATACAGTTTTACTCGTTCATAAAGTGCATAGTCATTACATCTTGTTATGTAATTTCCTAGTTTCACCCGTAGAGATttataatcaaaacaatattatatgcgtaatttataataataataatcttacaTTAAGATTATTGATACAGTACAAATCCTTTTATGGATTGTTGGGAAcctaatcaaatttgaaaagaaaaaaaacccaaaaaaagcTTGTAGGATACATACATGTGGCTAATGAAGATTATGAGAATGGAAAATACATTCAATCTCAAGACTAATAAACAAAATCTCTTATGAAAACGTAATCAAAGGTGTCACCTGTCCTCTAAATGACGTACCAAAACCGTCAATAGTATGAATAATTTAATCTCCCCAAGACGCGATATGGAATCCAacaaattctattttatttaagagTTAATGGAGATTAAATGAATCAATATCCCTAAGAAGAGAACAAACTCAACACCTGGGCAAATTTCATAGGCCTTTGCTGTGATTTTTCGTGCTAAAAATCCACCACCcgcttttattttattgtctacTCCTCATGCCATACTTTAGATGCAAAAGCCCTAGTTTATACGTGGCCTAAGGCCGTGAGATTCGTGGCTCTTTTGTTTCACTTTgccattaataaaatatattctatttggATTTGATCCTTAGAACATGTCACCCAATGCCTtaacattctttttaatttcccAATGGATCCTTCCATCACATACACCACAGCCGTTTGATGGGAAATTTGATGAAAACCCTGATGGGGAAAAGGGTTTTGAAGTCATTTTACAATTGATTGTGGTTATCAATTGATTATGGTGTTGTACAAATAAACAAGTAGCTTAAACAGTGAAATGGATATTGATGATATTGAAAAGGACACTAAATTGACCGATAGAATAAGGCAGGAGGAGGCCTTAGTGCGTATATAAATATGCTACAAACACTTACCTCAAATGCCATAGAATTTGGAAGACATTACCAACTTTACCTAGGCATTACCTAGGTGAAGAGCTCAATTAAGCCTTTTAACAAAGCAAACCAAAAGCTTTAAGCATTTTTAACTTTACATTCATGTCTTGGGGAGTGATGGGTGGTCACATGGGTTGGGGTATCATTGAAGAGGGATGGAGGAAAGGCCCTTGGACTGCTGAAGAAGATAAATTGTTAATTGAATATGTCAGATTGCATGGTGAAGGGAGATGGAACTCTGTGGCTAAGCTTGCaggtatttttaattttattaactaaaaacattttcaatttatGTTGTAATCGGTCAGTTTTGTTGAACATATGTTGCTTGCTTTTTTGCGGTGTACAGGATTGAGAAGGAATGGAAAGAGTTGTAGATTGAGATGGGTGAATTATCTAAGGCCAGACCTTAAGAGGGGGCAAATAACCCCTCATGAAGAGAGTATAATTATAGAGTTACATGCTCGGTGGGGCAACAGGTAagcatttgatcaataaatttttataatttgattcatgTAGAACAAGTTTGAAAGCTAAAAGAGCcaagttaattaattacttaGGTGGTCAACAATTGCAAGAAGCCTGCCGGGGAGGACTGATAATGAAATCAAGAACTATTGGAGAACCCATTTCAAGAAAAAGGCCAAACTGTCTCCTGAAAACTCTGATAAGGCCAAGAACCGGCTCCTGAAAAGGCAACAATTtcatcaacaacaacagcagTTGCAGCAGGAGCAGTGGCAGCAGGAGCAGCATCAGCAACCGCAACAACAAATGCAGCAACTCAATCAATTTGACATgaagaaaattatgtttttgctCGAGGAGAATGAGCAGAAAGCTCAGCATATGCCTCAACCAAGGCAAGAAATGGGGGCAACATATCCTCATACCAGTAGTGAAGAACAACAAGAAGGGTGGTTCTACTCCATGGCCGGCAGCAATGCGCTTTTGACAGAGCCCTCAAATGAGGAGTTACTGTGGGATAATTTGTGGAACTTGGATGATTTTCATGGCAATTTCGGTGGGGCAGGCAAAGCCACTTTGCCCAATTTAGTCTCTCCCTTTTGTTAACTTGAATTTGGGTTAAATTTTGTGTTCTTAATCAGTGCATCCTACTTAATTAGTTAATTTCAGCAGTTTATCACCATCAAGCGAGAAGGCTCTAAAAAAGCAGCAGAAGGAGCTTTGGATTGATGCAGATTGTGTGGAAATTTGGCTTGCAAGAAGATCAATCCATAACTTAATGTAtgattgtaattaataaaatgatcaaattttgctTAATTGATTTGTCAAGTCACTAATcagtattattaattaaaataaagatgatttgATGGACTCAATTAAATTCATCACTAAAGGTATTAAGAATTTCTTTAAGATGATGAAAGTTGCTGTCATCTTTATTATGTTTAGAACTAAAAAGCATGAGACATTAGTACAACTTTAGGTTGTTCTTTTGAGTTGATGTTTGTCATCATAAtctttgtaaaagttttgggttaatattataataagttatCAATTTACCTAAGATTAGAACTAGATTCTCTTAATTGCACTTATGTCATGTGTAATCTTTTGTGATTTCCTGAATCACCCTTTTTGAAATCTTGCTATAAATTAATAAGTTGCTAaggtttaaacaaaacattCCATCACTAAACATGCGAAAAcaacaacaatattatataatatcaatgcATACACAGCACTTTTctgtataaaaacaaaaaaaaaaattgatggcttttgattgtttcattaagaatagataaggatggatttgaatcaaattgatttgGTCTCAAAAGTcggttcaactcaaatttatttatgttgaaatCAAACTAAGCTATTCCTGAGAGGGATGATATATTTCTGACAAtggttcattttaatttaaatgtgaCTTACAACTCGATTCAActaatatcaaataattgtcaaaacaatatctttttgttattattgaataaaatgaaGTCATATATTCAATGAGTTGAGAACTTAAGTTACAAATCCGAGTCATAAATTCAAGCCACAGATTTAAGCTAAGTTTTGAGCTATACTCGAGTCAAGAGGTGTTCAAGATTGGTTCGGTTCATATCCACTTTAAAAATAGGGTGTgtgtgataaaatatattgtattgtaCTAATTTATATGACTAGATTAGAATAAATAGAAGAAATATACTAAATTTGAAGTTATTAGtatgttatattatttggtGAAGTATTGTATTATACATAATTctttctataattaaattgtCGGTGCTGAAAATCACACCCAATGAAATTAGGCAAGGAAACGTGGTGGAGATGAGAGTGCACatagtattttcttaaaatggtTTGGTTATTAGAGTTAAACATACGTTCATTATTACTTTGTCGTAATAAGTCGGTAGAAGTGTTCTAAACAGTCTTTGATGTGGGTTATTTAAACGCTTTTGATGTGTCAAGTCACTAGAATGCTAGGTATAACCATCAAAGATCCCCATTTGGTGGTAAGGCTCTTTTTGAGGTACAATTATGAAAGAATAAGTTAACTCACATATGTTGCAGCCTTTATCCAGTACGTATGTGTTGTTCCAAAATTCAGTGGCACTGGCACGCGTTAGGACCAAAGGGCCAGAGGGACAAAGGGCCGCAGTTTGAGCTACAGTGTTGTGAACGGAGGACATCTGAACTCAGTGGATGCTGACTCCCCacaattcattttatttcacTTTATTCTGTGATGATCCTTCATTTTGCACGCAACACGTCTACCCTTGTAATCTCCCGGGCTTACACTTCTGACGCTCTGCTTCAGTATCTCAATCTCTCAGTCGCCCACCAATGTTTCCAGCTAACCAAACAATCCCACGCTCAGATTCTCACTTTTGGCTTCAGTTCAAACCCCTTCTTAGCCACAAAACTCATCACTGCTTACGCTTTGTGTGGTCACCCAACTCACTCAGAACTCGTTTTTAGCttatttcaacttaaaaatgtgtatatatacaaCTCCTTAATTAATGGGTATGGCAAAAATCGTGCTTATAATGAAgcttttaatttgtatattcatATGCGTTATAGCAATGTGTCCcctgatgattttacccttccAACACTTGCAAAAGTGAGTGGCGAGATCAAGGACTTGAGTTTAGGGAAGTTGATTCACGGTATGAGTATAAAAATTGGGTTTGTTTTTGATATTGTTGTTGCGAATTCTCTCATGGCCATGTACAATAAATGTGGAAAATATAGTGAAGTTACGAACATGTTCGATGAAATGCCGCAAAGAAATGTGAGTTCTTGGAATGTGCTGATTTCAGGGTATGCTAATTCAGGggattataattttgataaagatTTGTGGGAAATTGTCAAGAGTATGCAGGTCGAAGGAGTAAAATTTGATGCATTTACTATTTCAAGTCTTTTGCCTTTTTGTGGTCGTCAAGATGATAATGCTAGGAGGGGGGATTATGGTAGGGAGCTTCACTGTTATATTGTGAGGAATGAATTGGATATAGTTTCAGATATGAATTTTCAGTTGGAGTGTTGTTTAATTGATATGTACTCAAGAACTAAAGATGTTGTTCTAGGTAGGCGGGTATTCGATAGAATGAAGCACAAAAATGTTTATGTTTGGACAGCAATGATCAGTGGATATGTGCAGAATGGAGATTTGGATGAAGCACTGGTTCTTTTCCGTGAAATGCAGGAGAAAGATAGAATAGAACCAAATAGAGTGTCCCTTGTGAGTGTTCTTCCTTCTTGTAGCTCTCTTGTTGGTTTAATCGGTGGAAAGCAAATTCATGGATTTTCAATTAGAAAGGAGCTCAGTCATGATGTGTCTTTGTGTAATGCTTTAATTGATATGTATGCTAAGTGTGGGAGCTTGGATTGTGCTAGGCAAATTTTTGAGGATAGTTCCTTTGAAAAAGATTCAATCTCCTGGAGTTCAATGATTTCAGGATATGGATTGCACGGGAAGGGTAAGGAAGCTGTCCTTTTGTATGATGAGATGCTTTCCCTCGGGAAAGAACCAGACATGATAACAATAGTGGGGATTCTGTCTGCTTGTGGCAGGTCAGGGTTGATAGATAAAGGGCTTGATATTTATAACACAGCGATAAATGTATATGGCATTAAGCCAACAGTTGAGATATGTGCTTGTGTTGTCGATATGTTAGGTCGAGCAGGCCAGCTTGATAGAGCACTTGACTTCATCAAAACAATGCCTGTGGAATCTGGTCCAAGTGTTTGGGGGGCTCTTGTTAGTGCTTCTATAATGCATGGAAATGTTGAGATGCAGGATTTGGCTTACAAATTCCTTATTCAGTTAGAACCAGAGAACCCCTCAAACTATATTTCACTATCGAACTTGTATGCTTCCACAAGAAGATGGGATGTTGTGGCTGAAGTGAGAGCAGTAATGAAAGATAAGGGTTTAAGGAAGGCACCTGGGTGCAGTTGGATTAATATTAATGGCAAGACCCATTGTTTCTGTGTAGCCGATAAAGCTCATCCTTTTTCCAACTCCATTTATGAAATGCTAGATGAcctcattttaataatgagagGACCTTGTTATTCTCTTGATCTTGAAACAATGACGTAATTCTCAAGGTGCTGAGAATTGATTCATTTTGTGGCTGTGCCTCATGGATCAGATACATCTCCTACGAAAAAGATGCCATCAACTTTCTCATTCAACACACGTGCAAAGTTATATATCCGAATGTCAAAAGGGTTACATGGCTGCTGCAGGTAAGCCAGATTGGATCTTAAGCTCTGTGGAATGTTTAAAGATCCTGGAAAATGATCTATCATTTGTGAGGAAGAATATATGCCGAATTTTTGTAGCAATTATCAGTTTATATTAGCCGAGCAAGAACAGGTTTTCTTGTACTGAATTAGCCGCAGACATGTATAAATTTCGGTAGTGTTCTGCCCCAGAACCTTATAAATACAATTCAGTAATCTAAATTCTTTTGGAagatcatcattttaaaagaaaattgattaaattctCGAATTTATTAGGCAAAAGAGTGTACAGAAATTTCAAGCATAATTAGTGAGCTTTTgttataacatataaaattcctCTAAAGATTTCCACGTGTTCTTTCATTATCATACCAACCAAAAgtagtatatatataaacaaattatataaacttatctTTATAAACTGAAATGATATTTTGTGATTGAGTTAtgtaattgtttacttttttttttattttaaaatactctAATCAAATGCCACCAATCgtataatttgtataatatgTATTTCTCAATTAGATACTATGTAAATAAAGCTGACACTAAATTGACgcaattataaaatcaaacatgATTTCTCTATTATTCCTCAATTCCCTAATTGATGATCCCGCTCTTAGTTCTTGCCATTGTCACTGTGCTCTTAACCTCTATCAAACTGCCCATAAAAAGTTGTCCACTTGCGCTTGCAGAGAGGGGATTTCTCTGCTTATCTAGTTATTTTGTTGGTAGCTTCCACCACCATTATTCTGGTTTAGCATGAAATAGGTTGCAGTCTGTTTAAGGAATTTTTCAGCTGGCTCCATCGTGCTCTACCATTAAAAGCTGCTTTTGTAATCACCTGCATCACCCAGAAAATGCAGGAGCATGTCCTCAAGTTGAAGCTCAACTGGATGAAATTGAACACTATGCATTTGGACACGATGGATTTGACAGCGCTTTTGAGTTTTGGAACTCTTTACCATCGCCTTTGAACATgcttttattataaattctaCGAAATGGGTTAGTCTTTAATTGTTGTGATAAAGGCACTCTGGGAAGCTGATTTGCCAACAAAATATTAAGAGCTTGATAGACTTTGTTTATACATCTTAGAATGCAttaatccaaataaaatatttaagttcatGGAGCAAAGCTTCTTAGAGGAATAAATGCACTTTGAATGGAGCTGAAGGAAATAGGGAGAGAGACAGTTTGACTGGAATGAATTTCTTAGCTCTTAATTCCTTTTCTttgatttaattgtttctactttttgtttttaatagcAAGCACCAACAAAATATATTGGGATTCCTGTTTTCTATTAAAGAGAAAGAACAGCCAATCTAGCTGCTTTTTCTTCCTGCTATCATCCATTAACTGAGTTATCACCAAGTTTACAGAATAAATAACCTGATATGATACACAAGAATTTTGAGCTTCAGCCTCAAAGTGATGATATCAACTgtggaaaaaaaggaaaaaaaacacaaaCCACTCTTCAAGTCTAATCTCCTTCTTATGAGACCAGGAAAATTGGGCATACAGGTCACCAGTTACAAGAACTGTGACCTCAGAGCTCCTATTGAAGATCATTCAAGATAGATGACAAGAAATGAGGATCAGGAGACTCATAAGATTCTTTTGTTCTAGTCCTTGTTCTCAAAACTTGTTCAGAACTGTGACTCAGATTCTCTTTCACGGCGGTAAACAAATACCGAATCCAGCACTGCTTTTCCAACTCTCCTATTTTTTCGAGTTCTTTTACTCATACCTTTCTTTCCTACCTTATCAAAAAAAGGTTGCGACAAGGGAACATGATGAATCCATAGTAAAGGGATCAATGCTGCAAGGAACTGTATCAAGATACCCATGGGCAAACTTGAGTAATCTTGAGATGTTATTCCAATCACAGAAGCCAATCCAATACCCAAAAACCCACTGGCAATTGATGATAGACACAGTGTTGAAGCTGAGAAAGACATGAGTGAGCCTATGCAACCTGGTGGGCATAAACTTGCCAGAAGCATTGAAAAGGGGAGGAGCTTAAACTGTGCAAGAGTTTCGGCTAAACCCGAGAAACAAAGGGCAAACACCTCATTGGGAATTCCTAATTGAAGATTTATCTGTCTCACTAAAATGAAGTCAAGAAGAAGGGAAGAAGCATACAAAATTTGCACTATCCCAATCAATTTTCTCAAGGGAAGCTTCTTCCAGTAACAGTCATATAGTAAAGTCAATGTAAGAAGCGTCAACTGGCCAATCACTCGTGACATCCCAATTACTGAAGGATCAAGATGAAGACATTGAGCTTGATAGCAGAAAATTGAACCTGAGAAAATAGGGACCATGGCAACAGATGCTACAAGCCACATAAGAGGACGGGATATGCTTTCCTCACTGATTGCCATAACCAGATTGGATATCTGTTTCATAAAActttttgaaattgattttcttGGAAGGCTGTAACGTGATGGTTGAGCCAAACCAAGAGATCCCTCTTTTACTGATAATGAGATTATAAGTTGAACAGATAACAGAACACCAAATATGAGGAACATGGTTGTAGGTGGCACCTTGGGTAAGATATATCCACCTAGTAAGTTGCCTAGAATTCCACCAACAGCTGCAGCCATAAAGGCATAAGACTGGATACCAACCACTCTGTGTTTTTGGCCATATTCTACTACAAGAGCATCCTTTGCAACTTCTACAATGGACACTCCAAGATTACCAAGAAGGACACATGCCATCAGGCTTGGAAGAGCTTTACCAGCAACAGGAAATAATGCTAATGGCCCCCAAGACAGAATCTGCAAAAGCACTGAGAAGTTTTTTATTTCAATGAGAATCTTTCATTACTGTAATCAGCCAACCACCTATAATACTTATAGGAATTCATAAGGGATTTACGTGTCTATGTATCATTCCATTCGATCTTGACTCATGACTATGCATTACGTTCATACTTCTTGGTTTGACCATAAGCTCACTGGCAAGCTTCAAATTGTTGAAGAAAACTAGTCTCTAATCTATTTTTATCCTAATAAGTGCCAAGATGGTTAAAAATTCCTTCTACTGCTATCATAAACAATGTTTTTTAAtcataacattttaattaaagcAGGATTACTACACAAAAATTGTTCCTACTCTGAAACTTGTTAGACTTGATTGCTcatgtaatatcaaaattcattaatatatgaatacTTAATTGTCAATCAGAATGGTAAATGCCAGATTTTGGGATATGCAATACAGAACAAACAAAGATTCAGGGATCTTAACATCAATGATTCCCTAATCTAACCTAAATAACTTGACTTTTAATACTATAAACCAAAATCAGTCATTTCATTTTGTGAGTAAATCatgattacaaataaaataataaattcataaagTTTTGTTTAAACGTTAAGCTAGGTTTGAAACTTGAAGCTTCAGTAAAGTTTGACAATTTTATAAGGAAACTTATATGATTTATAAGAATCTGTTATctgaaggaagaaaaaaaatcagctacctttacttttcttttccaCAAGTTTGCCGTTGGAACTAAGACAAACCGAATCTGAAACATAATAAAAACAGGGAAAGGAAccaaaaaccaaaaccaaagaCAAGAATAAAGAAGGCCATGCCAGACAATAGAAACCACTTGTAAATCTCAGCTACACTCCCACATAAACTAAATtacagaataaaaaaataaagctccaactcaacaaaattaaataaaaaagttcaaaGGATGAGCTTTAGCATGGTAAAACTTGTTTATGAAACTTTTGAAGACGAATAAAATCATAGTGTAGAATGATATGATTAAGAAACTAACCTCCTATGCAAATATAAGGAATTCTGTGAGCACCACCAATGTAAAGAGCATCAGAGAGAATCCCATAAAGAGGTTTGGCCACCATGGGAAGATTTCCAGTGTTCTGCACAAGCTGCAAAGTTAAAGGATGCAAATTAAGGTTATGAGCCATGTTAAAGTTAAGAGCTAACCAGGGAAAACACCTGAAACCTTGCACCCAATACCCCAACCCACACACAACCAACATCTGTCCAATGCCCACTTCCCCAAACCTTCTCTTAACATCCTTCCCTCCCCTCCCCCTTTTGGTTCCCCTCACAGAAACTTCACCCGGCCCTATTCTATCTATATTGGGACTCAACACTGGCCTACTTTGATCACTCAAGGGTAGCTTGAAGTGTCTGTTAATTGTGTTGTTACTAGGATTATTGCTGTGAAAAGAAGTACAAAATATAGGCTTGACATTGAAATTCCAGACTCTTGGAACCTTTGGACTGATTGTATTAAAAGAGCTGCTGTTACAAATGAGCGGGTAATTCATGGTTTAGACAAACAGAACAAAAGATTGAGACTTGCGTGtctaagaaaaatgagataaaggaCAAGAACCCTCCAAGAGTTTCGGCGAAAGAACAGAAGGATGAAGAAGGTATGAGAGGAATAAGAAGAGAGAGttgaagagagaagagagaagagagaagtcTAGAAGAATGTAGTGGTGGATTTCTCTATTAGCaaaatttgaaggaaaaaaattaaagattcaaGATTTACAAATACAGAATCGGAGGGTTCCAGCTGAACtgtaaagaaaattttgtttcttggaGGTCCGGTTAGCCGCCGTTGTTGTACTTTTATTGGGGATCTTGAGGGGTCCACTGTGTATTAAGAGTTGGAGAACACGCTGTCTTCAGTCTGGTTATCACAACACGTGGATTCTTGTATGAGGCCAACGGTTTTAGCTTGCATCGCGACAACGGACTGTCAGAGGAGCAGTATTTCACACGTGCGTTTCCTTTGCGCGcggatataattataatttgtttatggaTTAGACAATGTAAGGGTCTGTATATAGGCACAGTCCATTATACTTAGGGGCCGGGCCTAAATCTGTCAATTGACAAGTTTGCACGcggatataattataataatttgttttctttttgattttttttaagttcatcAAATTAATAATCTATTTCTATTATCCATAAATAGTATATGAATTAAGTAAAACTCTGAAATTTTATCCTATCAACTCATTTATAATGGAGGAAACTATAcaatagaaatataaaataaatcatatataaaaataaaataattataaaatttataattctttttttgttatctTTGATATCTCATTTTCtgtaaaatttattgtattCCAATTAAGATAAATTCACTTTTATAGATTTAAATGGGAAGGACACGTGATTTCTCAAACTATGGtattgtaaataatatataagaatgaaatatttgttttcattcttatttgttttataaaactCTTTGACAGtgtttatattgaattatttttttctcatttgagTTTATAAAAGTGAATTTGCTTCAATCATTTGATCACCTATTTCATTTAAGatatgatgaattttttaaattcatatgtaatattattataaaataattaaaatgattaaacttATTAGACCTTGGattcattttgatatgaatgaaatcaatattataattgacaaaattttgaaaacaaaataatttagcAAATTGGAAATTGATTGAGAGAAGAGCTTGAGAATTGACATCGAagattgagattgagattgaaagagttaagaaaaataatgagtGGATTGTGATAGATATTATCAATCAACGGTGGGTATTTATAGGaaatgcaaaataataataataaagttaataaaacCGACAGCAACTAACCGTTAGGTGGGCGGGGGGGCCTTTGGGCAGCGACTCCTCACcaaatttttttggaaaaaaaaaatattattttaaaaattttttaacagttACGAGCTACGTCAAATTGATTTGCAAGTTAACCTTTTAGGCTCGAGTAGGGCTgaattcgagccgagccaagctcggctcacAGCCAGCTCGatttttttaatggccggctcgagtttgatttgagttcggctcgagccAAATCTAActcggctcgagttcagctcgttTATGGTTCAGTTCGATTcgtttttcatattaaaacgACACcattttgtgtgtatatatataaatagattaaaacgacgtcgttttgtataaaaaaattttaaaaaaaattaccgagcCAATCTGAGTCAGTTCGAACTCGATCGAACCGAATAGAGCTCGACTCATTTCGGGTTTGAACGGAACCgaatcgagttcgagctcgaactagctcggttcgaatccaaccctaggcTCGAGCATAACCATACAGTCCTTGGGCGTGACATGACTTGCGATTTTGCAAGTTGTGTCAGCACacttgtttatatgatttttaatggCTGCATAAGCATTACGGTTCACTTCTCAAATATAAATCTcctaatcttaattttttaatatttctttttttataatttcaataaaaaaaggaTAGATtgttaattgataatttattaaggGTTcaggataattttttaattttattaaaaatgacaaa
Above is a genomic segment from Mangifera indica cultivar Alphonso chromosome 3, CATAS_Mindica_2.1, whole genome shotgun sequence containing:
- the LOC123212476 gene encoding myb-related protein MYBAS2-like produces the protein MSWGVMGGHMGWGIIEEGWRKGPWTAEEDKLLIEYVRLHGEGRWNSVAKLAGLRRNGKSCRLRWVNYLRPDLKRGQITPHEESIIIELHARWGNRWSTIARSLPGRTDNEIKNYWRTHFKKKAKLSPENSDKAKNRLLKRQQFHQQQQQLQQEQWQQEQHQQPQQQMQQLNQFDMKKIMFLLEENEQKAQHMPQPRQEMGATYPHTSSEEQQEGWFYSMAGSNALLTEPSNEELLWDNLWNLDDFHGNFGGAGKATLPNLVSPFC
- the LOC123210857 gene encoding pentatricopeptide repeat-containing protein At3g12770-like, producing MILHFARNTSTLVISRAYTSDALLQYLNLSVAHQCFQLTKQSHAQILTFGFSSNPFLATKLITAYALCGHPTHSELVFSLFQLKNVYIYNSLINGYGKNRAYNEAFNLYIHMRYSNVSPDDFTLPTLAKVSGEIKDLSLGKLIHGMSIKIGFVFDIVVANSLMAMYNKCGKYSEVTNMFDEMPQRNVSSWNVLISGYANSGDYNFDKDLWEIVKSMQVEGVKFDAFTISSLLPFCGRQDDNARRGDYGRELHCYIVRNELDIVSDMNFQLECCLIDMYSRTKDVVLGRRVFDRMKHKNVYVWTAMISGYVQNGDLDEALVLFREMQEKDRIEPNRVSLVSVLPSCSSLVGLIGGKQIHGFSIRKELSHDVSLCNALIDMYAKCGSLDCARQIFEDSSFEKDSISWSSMISGYGLHGKGKEAVLLYDEMLSLGKEPDMITIVGILSACGRSGLIDKGLDIYNTAINVYGIKPTVEICACVVDMLGRAGQLDRALDFIKTMPVESGPSVWGALVSASIMHGNVEMQDLAYKFLIQLEPENPSNYISLSNLYASTRRWDVVAEVRAVMKDKGLRKAPGCSWININGKTHCFCVADKAHPFSNSIYEMLDDLILIMRGPCYSLDLETMT
- the LOC123210112 gene encoding probable folate-biopterin transporter 8, chloroplastic isoform X3 gives rise to the protein MFQIRFVLVPTANLWKRKVKILSWGPLALFPVAGKALPSLMACVLLGNLGVSIVEVAKDALVVEYGQKHRVVGIQSYAFMAAAVGGILGNLLGGYILPKVPPTTMFLIFGVLLSVQLIISLSVKEGSLGLAQPSRYSLPRKSISKSFMKQISNLVMAISEESISRPLMWLVASVAMVPIFSGSIFCYQAQCLHLDPSVIGMSRVIGQLTLLTLTLLYDCYWKKLPLRKLIGIVQILYASSLLLDFILVRQINLQLGIPNEVFALCFSGLAETLAQFKLLPFSMLLASLCPPGCIGSLMSFSASTLCLSSIASGFLGIGLASVIGITSQDYSSLPMGILIQFLAALIPLLWIHHVPLSQPFFDKVGKKGMSKRTRKNRRVGKAVLDSVFVYRRERESESQF
- the LOC123210112 gene encoding probable folate-biopterin transporter 9, chloroplastic isoform X2, with amino-acid sequence MVAKPLYGILSDALYIGGAHRIPYICIGVLLQILSWGPLALFPVAGKALPSLMACVLLGNLGVSIVEVAKDALVVEYGQKHRVVGIQSYAFMAAAVGGILGNLLGGYILPKVPPTTMFLIFGVLLSVQLIISLSVKEGSLGLAQPSRYSLPRKSISKSFMKQISNLVMAISEESISRPLMWLVASVAMVPIFSGSIFCYQAQCLHLDPSVIGMSRVIGQLTLLTLTLLYDCYWKKLPLRKLIGIVQILYASSLLLDFILVRQINLQLGIPNEVFALCFSGLAETLAQFKLLPFSMLLASLCPPGCIGSLMSFSASTLCLSSIASGFLGIGLASVIGITSQDYSSLPMGILIQFLAALIPLLWIHHVPLSQPFFDKVGKKGMSKRTRKNRRVGKAVLDSVFVYRRERESESQF
- the LOC123210112 gene encoding probable folate-biopterin transporter 9, chloroplastic isoform X1 — its product is MNYPLICNSSSFNTISPKVPRVWNFNVKPIFCTSFHSNNPSNNTINRHFKLPLSDQSRPVLSPNIDRIGPGEVSVRGTKRGRGGKDVKRRFGEVGIGQMLVVCGLGYWVQGFRCFPWLALNFNMAHNLNLHPLTLQLVQNTGNLPMVAKPLYGILSDALYIGGAHRIPYICIGVLLQILSWGPLALFPVAGKALPSLMACVLLGNLGVSIVEVAKDALVVEYGQKHRVVGIQSYAFMAAAVGGILGNLLGGYILPKVPPTTMFLIFGVLLSVQLIISLSVKEGSLGLAQPSRYSLPRKSISKSFMKQISNLVMAISEESISRPLMWLVASVAMVPIFSGSIFCYQAQCLHLDPSVIGMSRVIGQLTLLTLTLLYDCYWKKLPLRKLIGIVQILYASSLLLDFILVRQINLQLGIPNEVFALCFSGLAETLAQFKLLPFSMLLASLCPPGCIGSLMSFSASTLCLSSIASGFLGIGLASVIGITSQDYSSLPMGILIQFLAALIPLLWIHHVPLSQPFFDKVGKKGMSKRTRKNRRVGKAVLDSVFVYRRERESESQF
- the LOC123210112 gene encoding probable folate-biopterin transporter 8, chloroplastic isoform X4, which codes for MACVLLGNLGVSIVEVAKDALVVEYGQKHRVVGIQSYAFMAAAVGGILGNLLGGYILPKVPPTTMFLIFGVLLSVQLIISLSVKEGSLGLAQPSRYSLPRKSISKSFMKQISNLVMAISEESISRPLMWLVASVAMVPIFSGSIFCYQAQCLHLDPSVIGMSRVIGQLTLLTLTLLYDCYWKKLPLRKLIGIVQILYASSLLLDFILVRQINLQLGIPNEVFALCFSGLAETLAQFKLLPFSMLLASLCPPGCIGSLMSFSASTLCLSSIASGFLGIGLASVIGITSQDYSSLPMGILIQFLAALIPLLWIHHVPLSQPFFDKVGKKGMSKRTRKNRRVGKAVLDSVFVYRRERESESQF